A genomic segment from Necator americanus strain Aroian chromosome III, whole genome shotgun sequence encodes:
- a CDS encoding hypothetical protein (NECATOR_CHRIII.G10286.T2): MHQPAKWRFYVLVCIFAALLVYLRREHHQSYITTDSNEFVIDANRKMTRSQIKEMAEKYGKPKIVEKSVCLNNEMCFDIRDRFIHDDNMFQFRRQIIAGKMEMSSMLLKHPERLNAKKMDTFNWKVDKGAHNFNRYTLTMIEEMFLSGTVRMDEEANVRVLCLGLGGGYVNSYLHHHFPKMDITVVELYPKMVEIAKKWFDLSLDRRHHLVMGDAWQFIDTSVEKGEMYDIVLLDVCSLEDVCPAGKAIKKETAKKFSLLLNGKGALIANVFSMSNEPLQHGLQLKTSYGSAFKYCSLRKSPNSNLIMTCTNHPRPKSLEEKYGVFMKYPTSPDRKLPNVELV, translated from the exons ATGCATCAACCAGCGAAGTGGCGATTTTATGTGCttgtttgcattttt GCCGCTCTGCTTGTATACCTCAGACGTGAACACCATCAATCCTACATAACAACCGATTCGAATGAGTTTGTGATTGATGCGAATAGAAAAATGACGCGTTcccaaataaaagaaatggcAGAAAAATATGGGAAGCCAAAAATTGT AGAGAAATCAGTTTGTCTGAACAATGAAATGTGTTTCGATATAAGAGACCGATTCATACACGACGATAATAT GTTCCAATTCCGTCGTCAAATCATTGCTGGGAAAATGGAAATGTCAAGCATGCTATTGAAGCATCCGGAAA GATTGAATGCGAAGAAAATGGATACATTCAACTGGAAAGTGGATAAGGGAGCACACAATTTTAATAGATACACACTCACAATGATAG AGGAGATGTTCCTCAGTGGAACGGTAAGGATGGATGAGGAGGCGAACGTGAGGGTCCTCTGCTTAGGCCTTGGGGGCGGTTATGTGAACTCATACCTACATCACCACTTCCCTAAG ATGGACATTACTGTTGTCGAGTTGTACCCAAAAATGGTTGAAATCGCAAAGAAATGGTTTGATTTGTCACTGGATAGGAGGCACCACCTAGTAATGGGAGATGCTTGGCAATTCATCGACACCTCAGTCGAAAAAG GGGAAATGTACGACATCGTTCTGCTTGATGTCTGCTCATTAGAAGATGTTTGTCCTGCGGGAAAAGCCATCAAGAAAGAGACCGCAAAAAAGTTTTCTCTGCTTCTCAACGGCAAAG GTGCCCTCATTGCGAACGTTTTCAGTATGTCTAATGAACCCCTCCAACACGGTCTTCAG CTGAAGACTTCTTACGGCAGTGCCTTTAAATACTGCTCGTTACGAAAATCCCCAAACAGCAATTTG ATCATGACATGCACAAATCATCCCAGACCGAAAAGTCTAGAAGAAAAGTACGGAGTGTTCATGAAGTACCCAACGTCACCAGATCGAAAGCTGCCAAATGTGGAGTTGGTGTGA
- a CDS encoding hypothetical protein (NECATOR_CHRIII.G10286.T1): MHQPAKWRFYVLVCIFAALLVYLRREHHQSYITTDSNEFVIDANRKMTRSQIKEMAEKYGKPKIVEKSVCLNNEMCFDIRDRFIHDDNMFQFRRQIIAGKMEMSSMLLKHPERLNAKKMDTFNWKVDKGAHNFNRYTLTMIGTGEEHFSTASFFLKFRSHEEMFLSGTVRMDEEANVRVLCLGLGGGYVNSYLHHHFPKMDITVVELYPKMVEIAKKWFDLSLDRRHHLVMGDAWQFIDTSVEKGEMYDIVLLDVCSLEDVCPAGKAIKKETAKKFSLLLNGKGALIANVFSMSNEPLQHGLQLKTSYGSAFKYCSLRKSPNSNLIMTCTNHPRPKSLEEKYGVFMKYPTSPDRKLPNVELV, translated from the exons ATGCATCAACCAGCGAAGTGGCGATTTTATGTGCttgtttgcattttt GCCGCTCTGCTTGTATACCTCAGACGTGAACACCATCAATCCTACATAACAACCGATTCGAATGAGTTTGTGATTGATGCGAATAGAAAAATGACGCGTTcccaaataaaagaaatggcAGAAAAATATGGGAAGCCAAAAATTGT AGAGAAATCAGTTTGTCTGAACAATGAAATGTGTTTCGATATAAGAGACCGATTCATACACGACGATAATAT GTTCCAATTCCGTCGTCAAATCATTGCTGGGAAAATGGAAATGTCAAGCATGCTATTGAAGCATCCGGAAA GATTGAATGCGAAGAAAATGGATACATTCAACTGGAAAGTGGATAAGGGAGCACACAATTTTAATAGATACACACTCACAATGATAG gaactgGTGAAGAACATTTCTCgacagcttctttttttttgaagtttcgtTCACACG AGGAGATGTTCCTCAGTGGAACGGTAAGGATGGATGAGGAGGCGAACGTGAGGGTCCTCTGCTTAGGCCTTGGGGGCGGTTATGTGAACTCATACCTACATCACCACTTCCCTAAG ATGGACATTACTGTTGTCGAGTTGTACCCAAAAATGGTTGAAATCGCAAAGAAATGGTTTGATTTGTCACTGGATAGGAGGCACCACCTAGTAATGGGAGATGCTTGGCAATTCATCGACACCTCAGTCGAAAAAG GGGAAATGTACGACATCGTTCTGCTTGATGTCTGCTCATTAGAAGATGTTTGTCCTGCGGGAAAAGCCATCAAGAAAGAGACCGCAAAAAAGTTTTCTCTGCTTCTCAACGGCAAAG GTGCCCTCATTGCGAACGTTTTCAGTATGTCTAATGAACCCCTCCAACACGGTCTTCAG CTGAAGACTTCTTACGGCAGTGCCTTTAAATACTGCTCGTTACGAAAATCCCCAAACAGCAATTTG ATCATGACATGCACAAATCATCCCAGACCGAAAAGTCTAGAAGAAAAGTACGGAGTGTTCATGAAGTACCCAACGTCACCAGATCGAAAGCTGCCAAATGTGGAGTTGGTGTGA